One segment of Ipomoea triloba cultivar NCNSP0323 chromosome 12, ASM357664v1 DNA contains the following:
- the LOC115999851 gene encoding uncharacterized protein LOC115999851 isoform X1 translates to MICSVFGVLEACCLIPLYHGERRLCCLDHSASCFNGLQSLLQSPREHEYETFNEGMSRGLMLLKNPFGLKGKLMKIGCLGLCESKIHGQLVRKSSISEGFWSTSTYDLESSTILPQRSMTSITVPNLSLSQYSGTGNTTTHEEFVNQGYLWWKQNRLQWRGSKKTENRRLVWKSILDWDASYECTAETSKPFPCPIPLSEMVDLLVDTWEEDGLYYE, encoded by the exons ATGATCTGCTCTGTCTTTGGAGTACTGGAAGCGTGTTGCTTAATCCCACTCTACCATGGTGAACGAAGACTCTGCTGCTTGGATCACTCAGCTTCTTGCTTTAATGGG TTACAGAGTCTTCTGCAATCTCCAAGGGAGCATGAATATGAAACATTCAATGAAGGAATGTCTCGGGGTTTGATGTTACTGAAAAATCCCTTTGGCTTAAAGGGCAAATTGATGAAGAT AGGTTGCTTGGGTTTATGCGAAAGCAAGATCCATGGGCAGTTGGTGAGGAAATCAAGCATATCCGAAGGTTTCTGGAGCACTAGCACATATGATTTGGAGAGTAGTACTATTTTGCCTCAGAGAAGTATGACCTCTATCACTGTACCAAATCTGAGTCTCAGTCAGTACAGTGGCACTGGCAATACCACCACCCATGAAGAATTTGTAAATCAGG GTTATCTTTGGTGGAAACAGAATAGGCTTCAGTGGCGTGGAAGTAAAAAGACTGAGAACCGGAGACTAGTTTGGAAATCAATACTTGA TTGGGATGCTTCCTATGAATGCACAGCAGAGACTAGCAAGCCTTTCCCTTGTCCAATTCCCCTCTCT GAAATGGTTGACCTTCTTGTGGATACATGGGAGGAAGATggattatattatgaataa
- the LOC115999851 gene encoding uncharacterized protein LOC115999851 isoform X2, with translation MVNEDSAAWITQLLALMGGCLGLCESKIHGQLVRKSSISEGFWSTSTYDLESSTILPQRSMTSITVPNLSLSQYSGTGNTTTHEEFVNQGYLWWKQNRLQWRGSKKTENRRLVWKSILDWDASYECTAETSKPFPCPIPLSEMVDLLVDTWEEDGLYYE, from the exons ATGGTGAACGAAGACTCTGCTGCTTGGATCACTCAGCTTCTTGCTTTAATGGG AGGTTGCTTGGGTTTATGCGAAAGCAAGATCCATGGGCAGTTGGTGAGGAAATCAAGCATATCCGAAGGTTTCTGGAGCACTAGCACATATGATTTGGAGAGTAGTACTATTTTGCCTCAGAGAAGTATGACCTCTATCACTGTACCAAATCTGAGTCTCAGTCAGTACAGTGGCACTGGCAATACCACCACCCATGAAGAATTTGTAAATCAGG GTTATCTTTGGTGGAAACAGAATAGGCTTCAGTGGCGTGGAAGTAAAAAGACTGAGAACCGGAGACTAGTTTGGAAATCAATACTTGA TTGGGATGCTTCCTATGAATGCACAGCAGAGACTAGCAAGCCTTTCCCTTGTCCAATTCCCCTCTCT GAAATGGTTGACCTTCTTGTGGATACATGGGAGGAAGATggattatattatgaataa